From Gimesia panareensis, the proteins below share one genomic window:
- the mtaB gene encoding tRNA (N(6)-L-threonylcarbamoyladenosine(37)-C(2))-methylthiotransferase MtaB: MTLSTSETPLAEKTCQLVTLGCKVNQYETQLVKEALQKNGYREASENETADLCVVNTCTVTATGDSKGRKLIRQLSKNNPGTKILVMGCYATRDPKTVSELPGVFEVITDKRELPDILERHGIVDMPTGISEFEGRKRAYVKVQDGCILRCTYCIIPQVRPGLQSRSPEDIEEEVRRLVGNGFKEIVLTGIHVGHFGVDTTRGKSGKPPFRLWHLFRKLDKIPGDWRMRLSSVEAAEIHDDFISAAADCEHLCPQFHPSLQSGSDTVLRRMKRRYYVSRFLEKLQMMRERLNHPSFTTDVIVGFPGETDQEFEETLRACAAAEFMKIHVFPFSARKGTPAASYDNQISPEVRQARCQQLAELERDLAQNFYRSLIDQNLEVLVERECEERPGWVRGTDRWYAPVVCPGSNADVGQFVIARGMQDHREYLEAERI; the protein is encoded by the coding sequence ATGACACTTAGTACCTCCGAAACTCCCCTGGCAGAAAAAACGTGCCAACTCGTCACGCTGGGTTGCAAAGTCAATCAGTATGAGACGCAGCTCGTCAAGGAAGCACTGCAAAAGAATGGATATCGTGAAGCGTCAGAAAACGAGACCGCCGATCTGTGTGTCGTCAATACCTGTACGGTCACCGCAACCGGAGATTCCAAAGGGCGTAAGTTGATTCGTCAGCTGTCAAAAAACAATCCAGGAACGAAGATTCTCGTCATGGGCTGTTACGCCACGCGCGATCCGAAGACGGTTTCTGAACTGCCGGGCGTATTTGAAGTGATTACTGACAAACGTGAACTTCCCGATATCCTGGAGCGTCACGGGATCGTCGATATGCCAACCGGGATCTCGGAATTCGAAGGACGCAAACGAGCGTATGTGAAAGTGCAGGATGGGTGTATCCTGAGATGCACTTACTGCATCATTCCCCAGGTTCGTCCTGGTTTGCAGAGTCGTTCTCCCGAGGACATCGAAGAAGAAGTACGACGTCTGGTGGGGAATGGGTTCAAGGAAATCGTGTTGACTGGAATTCATGTCGGCCACTTCGGCGTGGACACGACGCGGGGTAAGTCAGGTAAGCCACCATTTCGTCTCTGGCATCTGTTTCGCAAACTGGACAAAATCCCCGGTGACTGGCGGATGCGGCTTTCCAGTGTCGAAGCTGCTGAAATCCATGACGATTTCATTTCAGCAGCCGCGGACTGCGAACATCTCTGTCCTCAATTTCACCCTTCATTACAGAGTGGATCCGACACCGTTCTGAGACGCATGAAGCGACGCTACTATGTGAGCCGGTTTCTGGAAAAGCTGCAGATGATGCGGGAACGGCTGAACCATCCTTCCTTTACGACGGATGTGATAGTGGGCTTCCCTGGAGAAACGGATCAGGAATTCGAAGAGACGCTCCGTGCCTGTGCAGCTGCTGAGTTCATGAAAATTCATGTCTTTCCTTTCAGTGCCCGGAAGGGAACACCGGCTGCCTCATACGACAATCAGATCTCACCAGAAGTGCGGCAGGCGCGTTGTCAGCAGCTGGCGGAGCTGGAACGCGATTTAGCTCAAAATTTTTATCGTTCGCTCATTGATCAGAACCTGGAAGTTCTGGTAGAACGTGAATGCGAAGAGCGTCCCGGTTGGGTACGAGGGACTGATCGCTGGTATGCTCCTGTTGTCTGTCCTGGTTCGAATGCGGATGTGGGGCAGTTTGTGATCGCCCGTGGAATGCAGGATCACCGGGAATATCTCGAGGCCGAACGTATCTGA
- the ggt gene encoding gamma-glutamyltransferase — protein MNNILCLMLACLFAICPQPAQAAEPAPVPAEKVYEHGVVAADHPLASAAGIAILKAGGNVVDAAVATSFALTVLRPASCGLGGGGFMVIWNAKDQKATVIDYRERAPAAATPEMYAKLPGTDKQRQLASRQGPLAVAVPCTVAGLSYAVREYGTLDLKTVMQPAIQLARRGVPINDHMRSVQRGMLARIKQGTLNPEEFKTLIDDYLNHGKPWKNDDRFFSPQLKALELIAEHGRDGFYKGPVAEAIVAACGESAGGILTLQDLKATQPVIRKPLTTTFNGYTILTMPPPSSGGIAIIESFNMIKALEKQTLKQPFGKLKYHSPEEIHLLTEVMKHAFADRAEYLGDADFVPVPIARLTSSDYASHLAGRIDTQQTKPLKEYGRYVPPQDGGTSHFSVMDVEGNAVACTETINLTFGSYVVIPKYGIVMNNEMDDFAAISGKPNAFGLIQSKANEVEPGKKPLSSMSPTIAVKDGKAVFSAGASGGPRIISSTLQVLLNMIVFGMTPTQAVNSPRIHHQWVPEDLLMEPELFKQAGEKLKQYGHSPKKSSSLAASQAVSRQPDGLRGHSDPRKHGSAAGY, from the coding sequence TTGAATAACATTTTGTGCCTCATGCTCGCCTGCCTGTTCGCGATCTGCCCTCAACCAGCTCAGGCTGCAGAACCTGCTCCAGTACCTGCAGAAAAGGTATATGAACATGGCGTCGTTGCCGCCGATCATCCTCTGGCAAGTGCCGCCGGGATCGCGATTCTGAAAGCGGGCGGCAATGTCGTTGACGCTGCTGTCGCCACATCGTTTGCACTGACCGTGCTCCGCCCTGCCAGTTGTGGTCTGGGGGGAGGCGGTTTTATGGTGATCTGGAATGCGAAAGACCAGAAGGCAACCGTCATTGATTATCGGGAACGGGCACCAGCGGCAGCGACTCCGGAAATGTACGCAAAATTGCCGGGAACTGATAAACAACGACAGCTGGCCAGCCGCCAGGGACCACTGGCAGTCGCAGTCCCCTGCACTGTCGCGGGCCTCAGCTATGCAGTCAGAGAATACGGAACGCTGGATCTGAAAACCGTCATGCAGCCTGCAATCCAGCTGGCTCGGCGGGGGGTTCCGATTAACGATCACATGCGTTCGGTGCAGCGAGGCATGCTGGCCCGCATCAAACAGGGAACTCTAAACCCGGAAGAGTTCAAGACTCTCATCGACGACTACCTGAATCATGGAAAACCCTGGAAAAATGATGACCGTTTTTTCAGTCCTCAGCTGAAAGCACTCGAATTAATTGCCGAGCACGGCAGGGACGGGTTTTACAAAGGCCCGGTCGCTGAAGCCATAGTCGCTGCCTGCGGGGAATCAGCTGGTGGAATTCTGACTCTCCAGGATTTAAAAGCGACTCAACCAGTGATTCGCAAGCCTCTGACCACCACTTTCAATGGCTATACAATCTTGACCATGCCTCCCCCGTCGAGTGGTGGGATCGCGATTATTGAATCCTTTAACATGATCAAGGCTCTCGAAAAACAGACCTTAAAACAGCCGTTTGGGAAACTGAAATATCACTCCCCCGAAGAAATCCACCTGCTCACAGAAGTCATGAAACATGCCTTCGCTGATCGGGCGGAATACCTGGGCGACGCCGACTTTGTTCCGGTACCGATCGCACGTCTTACCAGCAGTGACTATGCCAGCCACCTGGCCGGCCGAATCGATACGCAACAGACGAAACCCCTGAAAGAGTACGGCCGCTACGTGCCTCCCCAGGATGGCGGCACCAGTCATTTCTCTGTCATGGATGTGGAGGGGAACGCGGTCGCCTGTACCGAGACGATCAATCTGACATTTGGCAGCTACGTTGTCATTCCGAAATACGGTATCGTCATGAATAATGAAATGGACGACTTTGCCGCGATTTCGGGTAAACCCAACGCCTTTGGTCTGATTCAGAGTAAAGCCAATGAAGTCGAGCCGGGGAAGAAACCACTTTCCAGTATGTCGCCCACAATTGCTGTCAAAGATGGCAAAGCTGTCTTTTCAGCTGGCGCCTCGGGTGGACCGCGCATTATTTCCAGTACTCTGCAAGTGCTGTTGAACATGATCGTATTTGGGATGACACCAACACAGGCTGTCAATTCCCCCCGCATTCACCACCAATGGGTCCCGGAAGATCTGTTAATGGAACCGGAGCTGTTTAAGCAGGCAGGTGAAAAACTGAAACAGTATGGACACTCCCCTAAAAAGAGTTCCAGTCTTGCCGCATCCCAGGCTGTCTCCCGTCAGCCGGATGGCTTACGGGGACACAGCGATCCCCGGAAACACGGATCGGCAGCAGGCTATTAA
- a CDS encoding HEAT repeat domain-containing protein, whose translation MEPDPENLQRVSAILAATLPLAKEGFRMPEHVNVMAVWYTDGATREFAKLLENEKDFLVREKIIRLLPTIHSETMAEVLVGRLSDREDRKDARRALQIMGEIAEKPVLQLLNDPDSSLRIEACNVLQSIGTEEAVTALKQRAETEDNAVVKTLLVDTQAKIEKKSAGK comes from the coding sequence ATGGAACCGGATCCTGAAAATCTGCAGCGGGTTTCTGCGATTCTCGCCGCAACTCTCCCTCTGGCTAAAGAAGGCTTTCGGATGCCGGAACATGTGAATGTCATGGCCGTGTGGTACACGGATGGGGCAACCCGGGAATTTGCCAAGCTGCTGGAGAATGAAAAGGATTTTCTGGTCCGCGAAAAAATTATCAGACTGCTGCCAACCATTCATTCTGAAACGATGGCTGAAGTTCTGGTGGGACGGCTCTCCGATCGGGAAGACAGAAAGGACGCACGTAGAGCGCTGCAGATTATGGGTGAGATCGCGGAAAAGCCGGTCCTGCAGTTATTGAATGATCCCGATTCTTCGTTGCGGATTGAAGCCTGTAATGTTCTACAGTCGATTGGAACTGAAGAAGCAGTTACCGCTTTAAAACAGCGCGCTGAAACCGAAGATAACGCGGTCGTGAAAACGCTACTTGTTGACACCCAGGCTAAGATCGAAAAGAAATCCGCTGGCAAATAA
- a CDS encoding sugar phosphate isomerase/epimerase family protein, with product MPKLAAFPKAFMDELCLSGEMTLRQWIELAATLDIDGLEFYAGFLEMKDQSFWPEAKKMATDQGLEIPMMCCSPDFTHPDEAFRKEQIEHEKFWMEMTAALGGKYCRVLSGQRRPEVSREEGIQYTVSSIEACLPLAEQLGLTLIIENHYKDNYWDYPEFAQMADVFCDLVSRIDSPHFGVNYDPSNTILAGEDPLELLARIKDRVVTMHASDRYLIEGTIEDLRKEENSLGYASRLSHGVIGKGLNDYDEIFSQLKGVGFDSWISIEDGVNGMEELQESVAFLRSKMAQYWG from the coding sequence ATGCCCAAACTTGCTGCGTTTCCCAAAGCGTTTATGGATGAATTGTGCCTGTCCGGCGAAATGACCCTCCGTCAGTGGATTGAGCTGGCGGCGACACTCGATATCGATGGTCTTGAGTTTTATGCGGGCTTCCTGGAAATGAAAGATCAGAGCTTCTGGCCCGAAGCGAAAAAAATGGCAACAGATCAGGGGTTGGAGATTCCCATGATGTGCTGCTCCCCGGATTTCACTCATCCTGATGAAGCGTTTCGTAAAGAGCAGATCGAACATGAAAAGTTCTGGATGGAGATGACGGCGGCACTGGGAGGGAAGTACTGTCGGGTCCTTTCCGGGCAGAGGCGTCCCGAAGTCTCCCGGGAAGAGGGGATCCAGTACACGGTCTCATCGATCGAAGCGTGTCTCCCCCTGGCAGAGCAGTTGGGGCTCACGCTGATCATTGAAAATCATTATAAGGATAATTACTGGGACTATCCGGAATTCGCGCAGATGGCGGATGTCTTTTGTGATCTGGTATCCCGTATTGATTCACCTCATTTCGGTGTGAACTACGACCCGAGTAATACCATCCTGGCGGGAGAGGATCCCCTGGAGCTTTTGGCGCGGATTAAAGATCGTGTGGTGACGATGCATGCCAGCGACCGTTATCTGATCGAAGGAACGATCGAGGATCTTCGCAAAGAGGAAAACAGCCTGGGCTATGCCAGCCGTCTCAGCCATGGTGTGATTGGAAAAGGCCTCAATGACTACGATGAAATCTTCTCGCAGTTGAAGGGAGTCGGTTTCGACAGCTGGATCAGCATCGAAGATGGGGTGAACGGCATGGAAGAACTACAGGAAAGTGTGGCATTTTTGAGATCAAAAATGGCTCAATATTGGGGATAA
- a CDS encoding zinc-binding dehydrogenase: MSQVESLQTAVVNYAPEADSVELQEIPVPEIGPDEVLLEVAAVGVCGSDLHQWTADHSWPVNYPVVLGHEFAGTISETGELVRNWKTGDRVVSETAAIIDPDNPLSREGRYNLDPTRKGFGYGVNGAMTSFVRVPARCLHRVPDSLPLEKAALTEPCCVAFNAVVMNGDIQPGDRVVVFGPGPIGLLCAAMARLQGAEVAVVGLERDKGRLEIAAKEYGCEPIVEGLDDWSQAVDGLGVNGVVDAAGVSVTLKKSLEIVRPAGWISKVGWGPQPLGFSLDPLVQKNIRLQGSFSHNWPIWERVIRLLTTGQLNIDPIIGGTWSLSEWHTAFETMHSGEIVKAVLTP, encoded by the coding sequence ATGAGTCAGGTGGAATCACTGCAGACTGCTGTTGTCAATTATGCTCCCGAGGCTGACTCTGTGGAGCTTCAGGAGATTCCGGTACCCGAGATCGGACCGGATGAAGTCTTACTGGAAGTCGCTGCGGTAGGCGTGTGTGGCAGTGACCTTCATCAATGGACGGCAGATCACAGCTGGCCCGTCAACTATCCTGTGGTGCTGGGACATGAATTTGCCGGTACGATTTCGGAGACCGGTGAACTGGTACGCAACTGGAAGACCGGAGATCGCGTCGTCAGTGAAACTGCAGCGATCATTGATCCGGATAATCCGTTGTCCAGAGAGGGACGTTACAATCTGGATCCCACTCGCAAAGGATTTGGTTATGGTGTGAATGGAGCCATGACCAGCTTTGTTCGTGTACCTGCCCGTTGTCTGCATCGTGTACCGGACAGCCTCCCCCTGGAAAAGGCGGCGCTCACCGAGCCCTGTTGTGTGGCCTTTAATGCCGTCGTGATGAACGGCGACATTCAGCCGGGAGACCGTGTAGTGGTCTTTGGTCCAGGACCGATTGGATTATTGTGTGCAGCGATGGCCCGTCTGCAGGGAGCAGAAGTCGCTGTCGTCGGGCTGGAGCGGGACAAGGGGCGGTTGGAGATCGCCGCGAAAGAATATGGCTGTGAGCCGATCGTGGAGGGCCTGGATGACTGGTCTCAGGCTGTTGATGGACTCGGTGTGAACGGAGTGGTTGATGCTGCCGGCGTCTCGGTGACGCTGAAGAAATCACTGGAGATTGTTCGCCCTGCTGGATGGATCAGCAAAGTGGGCTGGGGGCCGCAGCCTCTGGGTTTCTCGCTGGATCCCCTCGTGCAGAAAAATATTCGACTCCAGGGGAGTTTCAGTCATAACTGGCCGATCTGGGAACGGGTCATCCGTCTGTTAACCACAGGACAATTAAATATTGATCCCATTATAGGTGGCACCTGGTCATTGAGTGAATGGCATACTGCTTTTGAGACCATGCATTCGGGAGAGATCGTGAAAGCAGTCCTCACCCCCTGA
- a CDS encoding orotidine 5'-phosphate decarboxylase / HUMPS family protein, which yields MKPIVQISLDLTNIEEALETAAMAMRAGVDWLEAGTPLILAEGLNCVRELRKAFPETPIVADLKTMDGGYLEAEMMAKAGATHVVVMSRAHEETIHCVVKAGQDHGVKVMGDNLADDMVAAAKKLEDLGCDYVIHHVGYDERRGIAARGERMPSPLDQLKEVVEAVSIPVQAVGGLSLEQAIRTPEYGAPLVVLGAPLTIDADSFKTASGDLEDSLRLICEKVHAYGDVAIGGQK from the coding sequence ATGAAGCCGATCGTACAAATTTCACTGGATCTGACCAATATAGAAGAAGCGCTCGAAACGGCGGCGATGGCGATGCGTGCGGGAGTCGACTGGCTGGAAGCAGGCACGCCGCTGATTCTGGCTGAAGGTTTGAATTGTGTCAGGGAACTGCGTAAGGCATTTCCTGAGACGCCCATTGTTGCTGATCTCAAAACGATGGACGGTGGTTATCTGGAAGCAGAAATGATGGCGAAAGCAGGCGCGACTCATGTGGTTGTGATGTCGCGGGCCCACGAGGAGACCATCCATTGTGTGGTGAAAGCGGGACAGGATCATGGCGTGAAAGTGATGGGGGATAACCTCGCTGACGATATGGTTGCCGCTGCGAAGAAACTGGAAGATCTGGGTTGTGACTATGTGATTCACCACGTGGGCTATGATGAACGACGGGGGATTGCAGCACGCGGCGAACGGATGCCGAGTCCCCTCGATCAGTTGAAAGAAGTGGTCGAAGCGGTCAGTATTCCGGTACAGGCAGTTGGTGGACTTTCGCTGGAGCAGGCGATTCGCACACCCGAATATGGTGCACCCCTGGTTGTACTCGGAGCCCCACTGACCATTGATGCAGACTCTTTTAAAACAGCCAGCGGTGATCTGGAAGATTCCCTGCGACTGATTTGTGAAAAAGTACATGCTTACGGTGATGTAGCGATCGGAGGTCAGAAATGA
- a CDS encoding HlyD family secretion protein, whose amino-acid sequence MPAETMDDYQVQHHLNQHHSSSLGFRALVILLIALIGGVSCAQWVRGIRVESYVGSLQAPKTIVTARNDAVIQEIHVKEGQTVGSEEIIVTLFDRSLEKTWQAKHQQLVALEAQLEQSKAKTEVELALRNKEIESEVFNAKLKSSQYLKEQYIHQITNLAWQDFLQDYDSISSTGSNEEVFRSLVYESRLPDENRITAMLRQESARNSAEVFAARVKLCEEQMAELKALQRKLPQQIRLAMGVEVIQNRLKQVKSELKQLEIQREDLQLKAGQYGTVGILEKEVGDSIQKGAPIVELFDKEHPYLVVEVPSRKISLFDEGTEVKILFSGDLKGKGLVKKISEQAVRKPGSSESIILVHVEPAGPLWPDLPMGTTVDISLKK is encoded by the coding sequence ATGCCTGCTGAAACTATGGATGACTATCAGGTGCAACATCACCTGAACCAACATCACTCTTCCTCGCTCGGATTCCGGGCTCTGGTCATATTGCTGATCGCTCTTATCGGAGGCGTCAGTTGCGCCCAGTGGGTCAGGGGAATCCGCGTTGAAAGTTATGTGGGTTCACTTCAGGCTCCCAAAACGATTGTGACCGCCCGCAATGATGCCGTCATTCAGGAAATTCATGTGAAAGAAGGACAGACCGTTGGCAGTGAAGAAATCATTGTCACACTTTTCGATCGTTCGCTGGAAAAAACCTGGCAGGCCAAGCATCAGCAACTGGTCGCTCTCGAAGCCCAACTGGAACAGTCGAAAGCCAAGACGGAAGTCGAACTGGCTTTGAGAAACAAAGAAATCGAATCCGAAGTCTTCAATGCCAAACTGAAATCATCTCAGTATCTCAAAGAACAGTACATCCATCAGATTACGAATCTGGCCTGGCAGGACTTTCTGCAGGATTACGATTCCATATCCAGTACTGGCTCGAATGAAGAAGTATTTCGCTCGCTGGTCTATGAAAGCCGTCTGCCGGATGAGAACCGGATCACTGCCATGCTCCGGCAGGAATCGGCTCGTAACTCTGCCGAAGTCTTTGCAGCCCGGGTCAAACTCTGTGAAGAACAGATGGCAGAACTCAAAGCCCTGCAGAGAAAACTCCCGCAGCAGATCCGTCTGGCAATGGGTGTAGAAGTAATTCAGAATCGATTGAAGCAAGTCAAAAGTGAACTGAAACAACTCGAAATACAACGCGAAGACCTGCAACTCAAAGCTGGTCAGTACGGCACCGTAGGCATCCTGGAAAAGGAAGTCGGCGATTCAATCCAGAAAGGTGCCCCCATTGTCGAGTTGTTCGATAAAGAACATCCCTACCTGGTGGTCGAAGTTCCCTCCCGCAAGATCAGTCTCTTTGACGAAGGTACCGAAGTCAAAATCCTCTTCTCGGGAGATTTGAAGGGCAAAGGCCTCGTTAAGAAAATCTCTGAGCAGGCAGTTCGGAAGCCAGGCTCCAGCGAGAGCATTATTCTGGTGCATGTCGAACCCGCAGGACCGTTATGGCCAGACCTGCCCATGGGAACAACCGTCGACATCTCACTAAAAAAATAA
- a CDS encoding M24 family metallopeptidase encodes MFDLSRVQAALDQFQLDGWLFYDFRGSNVLALRILDIPEAAMGSRRFFYFVPREGAPVKLVHRIESGALDHLPGEKVIYLKWQELEAELASILQGTSAVAMEYSPRNANPYISRVDAGTVELVRETVSSIVPSGDLVQLFEAVWDLEQWELHQRAGVSTDKAFDVAWSFIAQEVRENGGVEEQAVCDKIMQHFAETGLTTYHPPIVAREAHSGNPHYETGTGSETAIREGDFVLIDLWAKCDMPRGVYSDMTRVGFVGSEVPERYAEIFEIVARARDAGITLVEQSFATGKALQGWEVDQACRDVIEQAGYGEYFVHRTGHSIGQETHGNGANMDNLETHEERLILPQTCFSIEPGIYLPEFGVRSEVNVFVDDAHKVHVTAGERQTEILPVMKEY; translated from the coding sequence ATGTTCGATCTTTCCCGGGTACAGGCTGCATTAGATCAGTTCCAACTGGATGGCTGGTTGTTTTATGATTTTCGGGGCAGCAATGTGCTGGCTCTACGGATACTGGATATCCCCGAAGCCGCCATGGGATCACGGCGGTTTTTTTACTTTGTTCCCCGTGAAGGTGCGCCGGTGAAACTGGTTCATCGGATTGAATCCGGGGCACTCGATCATCTTCCGGGGGAGAAGGTCATCTATCTGAAGTGGCAGGAACTGGAAGCAGAGCTGGCTTCCATCCTGCAGGGAACCAGTGCGGTGGCGATGGAGTATTCTCCCCGCAATGCCAATCCCTATATTTCCCGAGTCGATGCGGGGACCGTGGAACTGGTACGTGAAACCGTGAGCTCGATTGTGCCGTCTGGAGATTTGGTGCAGCTGTTCGAAGCGGTCTGGGATCTGGAGCAGTGGGAACTGCATCAGCGGGCGGGGGTTTCAACCGATAAAGCGTTTGATGTCGCCTGGTCATTCATTGCACAAGAAGTGCGAGAGAACGGGGGCGTCGAAGAGCAGGCAGTGTGTGATAAGATCATGCAGCACTTTGCGGAGACCGGGCTGACGACCTACCATCCGCCGATTGTGGCCCGTGAAGCACATAGTGGCAATCCGCATTATGAAACCGGTACCGGATCAGAGACGGCGATTCGCGAAGGGGATTTTGTATTGATCGACCTGTGGGCAAAATGCGATATGCCCCGTGGCGTTTACAGCGATATGACCCGCGTAGGGTTTGTTGGAAGTGAAGTTCCGGAAAGATATGCAGAGATCTTTGAGATCGTGGCGCGTGCGCGAGATGCCGGCATTACTCTGGTTGAACAGTCATTTGCCACGGGAAAAGCACTGCAGGGATGGGAAGTCGATCAGGCCTGTCGTGATGTCATTGAACAGGCAGGGTACGGCGAGTATTTCGTGCATCGTACCGGTCACAGCATCGGGCAGGAAACACATGGGAACGGCGCCAATATGGACAACCTGGAAACCCATGAGGAACGGCTGATTCTGCCTCAAACCTGTTTCTCGATTGAGCCGGGAATCTATCTACCGGAATTCGGGGTGCGAAGCGAGGTCAATGTCTTTGTAGATGATGCCCACAAAGTTCATGTAACAGCCGGGGAGCGCCAGACAGAGATTCTTCCTGTGATGAAAGAATACTGA
- the thrC gene encoding threonine synthase, which yields MTISTVSTELAFQKCISPDCAATYSLDEVLTGCPKCGELLDVTYQWDQVTLPQSLRDFEKRWSHRNRPLDFSGVWRFRELLPFARDEQIITIGEGQTMLKSSQPVARYVGLNEDGLFLQYEGLNPSGSFKDNGMTAASTHATMVGAKVAACASTGNTSASLAVYASVAQKFKVVVFVGSGKIAFGKLSQALDYGAKTVQIQGDFDDALARVREVCQTEGIYLCNSVNPFRLEGQKSIMYRVLEGLDWQVPDWIVVPGGNLGNSSAFGKAFMELKELGLIERIPRLAIINAQGADTLYQLYEKEGLRWNEGRYDRDRSTDFFTKMDQEDRRASTLASAIEINRPVNFSKSLRALDVCDGLVREVSDQEILDAKAQVGAGGFGCEPASAASVAGAKLLKEEGVIAAGDRVVCILTGHQLKDPNATVAYHSATDEHLDEKLKNHGVNKTPFSNGPIVVENDLDKIINVIRSF from the coding sequence ATTACGATTTCTACTGTATCGACTGAACTTGCTTTCCAGAAATGCATTTCACCTGATTGTGCAGCCACCTATTCCCTGGATGAAGTCTTAACGGGCTGTCCCAAGTGTGGGGAATTACTCGATGTCACCTACCAGTGGGACCAGGTGACGTTGCCTCAGTCATTACGTGATTTTGAAAAACGCTGGAGCCATCGCAATCGCCCTCTGGATTTCAGTGGCGTCTGGCGGTTTCGAGAACTGCTTCCCTTTGCCCGTGACGAACAGATCATCACAATCGGTGAAGGCCAGACGATGCTCAAGTCGTCTCAGCCAGTCGCGCGCTATGTGGGGCTCAACGAAGACGGTCTGTTTTTGCAGTACGAAGGTCTGAACCCTTCAGGCAGCTTTAAAGATAACGGCATGACCGCAGCTTCTACTCACGCCACAATGGTTGGCGCGAAAGTGGCCGCCTGTGCCTCGACCGGAAATACCAGTGCTTCGCTGGCTGTCTATGCCAGTGTGGCACAGAAATTCAAAGTCGTTGTCTTCGTAGGCAGCGGAAAGATCGCGTTTGGGAAACTCTCTCAGGCACTCGATTACGGCGCAAAAACGGTTCAGATCCAGGGTGACTTCGATGATGCCCTGGCACGCGTGCGTGAAGTCTGTCAGACCGAAGGCATCTATCTCTGTAACAGCGTAAACCCGTTCCGCCTGGAAGGTCAGAAATCGATCATGTATCGGGTCCTCGAAGGACTGGACTGGCAAGTCCCAGACTGGATCGTTGTTCCGGGCGGAAACCTGGGGAACTCCAGCGCTTTCGGCAAGGCCTTCATGGAACTCAAGGAACTTGGACTGATCGAACGCATTCCCCGACTGGCTATCATCAACGCGCAAGGCGCCGATACCCTGTACCAGCTCTACGAAAAAGAAGGACTCCGCTGGAACGAGGGACGCTATGATCGCGATCGCTCGACCGATTTCTTTACGAAAATGGACCAGGAGGACCGTCGGGCTTCAACTCTGGCCAGTGCGATTGAAATTAATCGTCCGGTCAATTTCTCCAAATCACTGCGCGCCCTGGATGTCTGTGATGGCCTTGTCCGTGAAGTCAGCGACCAGGAAATCCTGGATGCGAAAGCACAGGTAGGAGCTGGGGGATTCGGATGCGAGCCCGCCAGCGCTGCCAGCGTTGCTGGTGCGAAACTTCTCAAAGAAGAAGGAGTCATTGCTGCCGGCGACCGCGTGGTCTGTATTCTGACCGGACATCAACTGAAAGATCCTAACGCCACAGTGGCTTATCACTCTGCAACTGATGAACATCTGGATGAAAAACTGAAAAATCATGGCGTAAACAAAACGCCTTTTTCGAACGGACCTATTGTCGTTGAGAATGATTTAGATAAAATAATAAATGTGATTCGATCTTTCTAA